A single genomic interval of Helianthus annuus cultivar XRQ/B chromosome 13, HanXRQr2.0-SUNRISE, whole genome shotgun sequence harbors:
- the LOC110887499 gene encoding trehalose-phosphate phosphatase B gives MNENGYQSWLKKHPSALETFDEMIVRAKGKKIVVFLDYDGTLSNIVPNPDEAFMSKKMRRVVSEVARCFPTAIISGRSRDKVYGFVKLDDIYYAGSHGLDIAAPFQCQNRPVDKNGEEVVRFQPAQIYQPLIYKILDVLKEETNDIKGVMLENNKFCVSVHFRHVSDKDFPVLEEVVKSLVDDLGEFRLSEGKKVFEIRPDIEWDKGHALEYLLETLGYGSSNDVLPIYIGDDRTDEDAFKAIKKRGKGYSIVVSTSPKDTMASYSLRSPSDVKKFLSRLVTWKNNSDPS, from the exons ATGAATGAAAACGGGTATCAGTCATGGCTG AAAAAACATCCATCTGCATTGGAGACATTTGATGAAATGATAGTGAGAGCCAAAGGGAAAAAAATTGTAGTGTTCTTGGACTATGATGGAACACTCTCCAACATTGTGCCAAATCCAGATGAAGCTTTTATGTCCAAAAAG ATGAGAAGGGTAGTAAGTGAAGTTGCGCGTTGTTTTCCAACGGCGATCATAAGTGGAAGAAGTCGTGATAAG GTATATGGATTTGTAAAATTAGATGATATCTACTATGCGGGAAGCCATGGGCTGGACATAGCAGCCCCCTTTCAGTGCCAGAACAGACCTGTCGATAAAAAT gGTGAAGAAGTTGTACGTTTCCAACCAGCACAGATATACCAGCCTTTGATTTACAAg ATACTTGATGTGTTGAAAGAAGAAACCAATGATATAAAAGGTGTCATGCTCGAAAATAATAAATTTTGTGTTTCTGTACATTTTAGACATGTTTCGGATAAG GACTTTCCGGTGCTAGAAGAAGTAGTTAAGTCTTTGGTAGACGACTTGGGAGAATTTAGGTTGTCCGAAGGAAAAAAG GTTTTTGAGATTCGACCTGATATCGAATGGGATAAAGGTCATGCTTTGGAGTATTTACTGGAGACACTTGGATATGGAAGTTCAAATGATGTCCTCCCTATCTATATCGGTGATGATCGGACCGATGAAGATGCGTTTAAG GCAATAAAGAAGAGAGGAAAAGGGTATTCTATTGTTGTGTCCACAAGCCCAAAGGACACCATGGCTTCTTACTCCCTTCGAAGTCCCTCTGATGTCAAGAAATTTCTATCACGTTTAGTTACCTGGAAGAACAACTCTGATCCATCATAA